Proteins from one Camelina sativa cultivar DH55 chromosome 8, Cs, whole genome shotgun sequence genomic window:
- the LOC104707031 gene encoding 40S ribosomal protein S21-2, producing the protein MQNEEGQFTELYVPRKCSATNRLITSKDHASVQLNIGHLDADGVYTGQFTTFALCGFVRAQGDADSGVDRLWQKKKVEAKQN; encoded by the exons ATGCAAAACGAAGAGGGTCAATTCACAGAGCTCTACGTTCCTAGGAAATG CTCTGCTACTAACCGGTTGATCACATCCAAGGATCATGCCTCTGTGCAGCTCAACATTGGTCATTTAGATGCTGATGGCGTGTACACTGGACAATTCACCACCTTTGCTCTCTGCGGTTTCGTCCGTGCCCAG GGAGATGCAGACAGTGGTGTTGACAGGCTgtggcagaagaagaaggtcgAAGCCAAACAAAACTAA
- the LOC104707032 gene encoding heavy metal-associated isoprenylated plant protein 3-like, translating into MDLGAENIKRDTRQEDQRHIVFEDYPEPLRYTTWVLRVSIHCEGCKRKIKKILSKIDGVYTTNIDVKQQKVTVIGNLEPEILIKKIMKAGRHAELWPTSMENNINNDCNNYQRERKAKDEETSGDEDDENNNNSGGDGGGGGGGGGGGGGNCDQVKQVVTFVNGQPQPQGDGAPKKKKKKKKKKKSSGNTTVVMEGGGGGGGGGPGGGGPPQNDGPPETVIYSAPPDHDIIHAPPQYHQQNPYPTVQSPPRHHSQQMYGPGQPPPSFYHTQQTQTAPSYTVSYNTAHGPSNGRNETASYYAAAPIHPTSYYSYEYVDTGYESPPPEFYSYRSQPSESFEALSEGNPNSCCVM; encoded by the exons atgGATTTAGGAGCAGAGAATATCAAAAGAGACACAAGACAAGAAGATCAGAGACATATTGTTTTTGAAGATTACCCTGAACCTCTTAGATACACC ACATGGGTTTTGAGAGTTTCTATCCATTGCGAAGGATGcaagagaaaaatcaagaaaatattaaGCAAAATCGAtg GAGTATATACAACAAACATCGACGTGAAGCAACAAAAAGTAACGGTGATCGGAAACCTAGAGCCGGAGATTCTAATCAAGAAGATCATGAAAGCCGGTAGACACGCCGAGCTATGGCCTACGTCAATGGAGAACAACATTAACAACGATTGTAATAATTATCAGAGAGAGAGGAAagcaaaagatgaagaaacaagtGGAGATGAGGACgacgaaaacaacaacaacagcggCGGAGACGGCGgaggtggtggcggaggaggaggaggaggaggaggaaactgTGATCAGGTGAAACAAGTTGTGACGTTTGTAAACGGACAACCTCAACCTCAAGGAGATGGAgctccgaagaagaagaagaaaaagaaaaagaagaagaaaagctcaGGGAACACGACGGTGGTGATGgaaggtggtggtggaggaggcggtggtggaCCTGGTGGTGGTGGTCCGCCGCAAAACGATGGACCGCCAGAGACAGTGATATACTCTGCCCCACCAGATCATGACATAATTCACGCCCCTCCTCAATATCATCAGCAAAATCCGTATCCGACGGTTCAAAGTCCTCCACGTCACCATTCACAACAAATGTACGGTCCAGGACAGCCGCCTCCTTCGTTTTATCACACGCAGCAGACTCAAACGGCGCCGTCTTATACGGTGAGCTACAACACGGCACACGGGCCGAGTAACGGTAGGAACGAGACGGCGTCGTATTACGCGGCTGCTCCTATTCATCCGACGTCGTATTATTCTTATGAGTACGTGGACACGGGATACGAATCTCCACCGCCCGAGTTTTATTCGTATAGATCTCAGCCGTCGGAGTCGTTTGAGGCACTCAGCGAAGGCAATCCAAACTCTTGTTGCGTTATGTGA
- the LOC104707035 gene encoding probable histone H2A.5: protein MESAAATAKPTRGAGGRKGGDRKKSVTKSVKAGLQFPVGRIARYLKKGRYAIRYGSGAPVYLAAVLEYLAAEVLELAGNAARDNKKNRINPRHLCLAIRNDEELGKLLQGVTIASGGVLPNINPILLPKKSPSQAEKASPASKSPKKA from the exons atggAGTCAGCAGCAGCAACGGCGAAGCCAACGAGAGGAGCCGGAGGAAGAAAAGGTGGTGATCGGAAGAAGAGTGTTACGAAATCCGTCAAAGCTGGTCTTCAATTTCCTGTTGGTCGTATCGCTCGTTACTTGAAGAAAGGTCGTTACGCTATCAGATACGGCTCCGGTGCTCCTGTTTACCTCGCCGCCGTTCTCGAATATCTCGCCGCCGAG GTTCTTGAGCTAGCTGGGAACGCAGCGAGGGATAATAAGAAGAACAGGATAAACCCTAGGCATCTTTGTTTAGCGATAAGGAACGATGAAGAGTTAGGGAAATTGCTTCAAGGAGTTACGATTGCTAGCGGAGGTGTTCTTCCAAACATTAACCCAATTCTTCTTCCTAAGAAATCTCCATCTCAAGCTGAGAAAGCTTCACCTGCTTCCAAATCTCCTAAGAAGGCTTGA
- the LOC104707036 gene encoding LOW QUALITY PROTEIN: putative protease Do-like 14 (The sequence of the model RefSeq protein was modified relative to this genomic sequence to represent the inferred CDS: inserted 2 bases in 1 codon), whose product MMNLLRRAVLSSSKRSELIRIVAIATATSGIVYANCNPDARTRISLAIPQSVRESLSFPWQISHGLVHRPHQSLFGNLAFWSRVSPKSEAPVNDEKGXSSKPSNGYLGRDTIANAAATIGPAVVNLSVPRGFHGISVGKSIGSGTIIDADGTILTCAHVVVDFQNIRQSSKGRVDVTLQDGRMFEGVVVNADLQSDIALVKIKSKTPLPTAKLGFSSKLRPGDWVIAVGCPLSLQNTVTAGIVSCVDRKSSDLGLGGTRREYLQTDCAINAGNSGGPLVNLEGEVIGVNIMKVLAADGLGFSVPIDSVSKIIEHFKKNGRVVRPWIGLKMIELNKMIIAQLKERDPMFPDVERGILVPTVIPGSPADRAGFKPGDVVVRFDGKPVETIKEIMEIIDDRIGKRMQVVVERSNKERTTLEVIPEEANPDM is encoded by the exons ATGATGAATTTACTG AGAAGAGCTGTATTATCATCTTCTAAACGGAGCGAGCTTATTCGTATCGTCGCTATTGCTACCGCTACTTCAGGAATTGTGTATGCTAATTGTAATCCAGATGCAA GAACGCGTATATCGCTTGCTATTCCTCAATCTGTTCGGGAATCTCTTTCGTTCCCTTGGCAGATTTCACATGGTTTGGTTCATCGTCCTCATCAAAGCTTGTTCG GAAATCTCGCGTTTTGGTCCAGAGTTAGTCCAAAATCAGAAGCACCTGTAAATGATGAGAAGGG GAGTTCGAAACCAAGTAATGGATACTTGGGGAGAGATACTATAGCTAATGCGGCTGCCACAATAGGACCAGCGGTTGTCAATCTATCGGTTCCTCGGG GTTTCCATGGGATATCTGTGGGAAAAAGTATCGGTTCCGGAACGATCATTGATGCTGATGGCACGATATTGACTTGCGCTCATGTTGTAGTCGATTTTCAGAACATTCGTCAATCATCTAAAGGAAGG GTTGATGTGACGTTGCAAGATGGTAGGATGTTCGAGGGTGTGGTGGTGAACGCTGATTTACAATCCGACATTGCTTTAGTGAAGATTAAGTCAAAGACGCCATTGCCAACTGCTAAACTTGGTTTTTCGAGTAAGCTTCGTCCTGGGGACTGGGTAATAGCTGTGGGTTGTCCTCTTTCTCTCCAGAACACAGTAACTGCTGGTATTGTCAG TTGTGTTGATCGTAAAAGCAGTGATTTGGGTTTAGGAGGCACACGTAGAGAATATCTCCAAACAGACTGCGCGATCAATGCT GGAAACTCTGGTGGGCCTCTTGTAAATTTGGAGGGGGAAGTGATCGGTGTTAATATCATGAAAGTTTTAGCTGCAGATGGTCTTGGATTTTCCGTGCCAATTGACTCGGTATCCAAAATCATCGAGCATTTCAAGAAGAATGG TAGAGTTGTTCGGCCATGGATTGGGTTAAAAATGATCGAACTCAATAAAATGATCATTGCTCAGCTAAAAGAACGAGACCCAATGTTTCCAGATGTTGAAAGAGGCATTCTTGTTCCTACA GTGATTCCTGGGTCACCGGCTGATCGAGCTGGATTCAAACCAGGTGATGTTGTTGTGAGATTTGACGGGAAACCGGTCGAGACCATCAAAGAG ATAATGGAGATAATAGACGACAGAATCGGAAAGCGGATGCAAGTAGTTGTGGAAAGATCAAATAAAGAAAGGACCACACTAGAAGTCATTCCTGAGGAGGCTAATCCAGACATGTGA
- the LOC104707037 gene encoding uncharacterized protein LOC104707037: MNEDAQIAQQTDSIQDPKVTATPKDSGVVDSSGEAINDDDDDGDAAASLPMELDSAVTNDARVSESERSEKDGLIGSEGNDIKSEDVLTDKDGDDDSSELREDENEEEDDQSSELGSDADEKKLDLEKRGVTDYKSLLSEFDDYVASEKMGSGVSRALSYGFEVGDLVWGKVKSHPWWPGHIFNEAFASPSVRRMRRIDHVLVAFFGDSSYGWFDPAELIPFEPNLEEKSQQTVSKHFVKAVEEAMDEACRRSALGLTCKCRNPYNFRPSHVEDYFAVDVPDYELQAVYSAYQIMNSRDKFSPVEALSFVKQLAIAPRECDSDGLEFMKKKAVVCAFRKAVFEEFDETYAQAFGTKSARTSMSTLEPHNRAPPRAPLSGPLVIAETLGDLKSSKKPTKIKDSKKQDKYLLKRRDEAGDKSVLFGQGEASSAASHIHGFDGPLDGDLVLQRRAPTLQTPMKDEQSGIVSMDFTSSSAAIPGKECSVSKLPRDEEKGLAEESREKMVERTALPPEHGKSEAMVSLKEEAETDLKSAGSSLQPLLESHTSASKGKNSTGSVLKKVKVAKRSSTEMGLENSSSEPKKKKKKKKEPESDHPEKRKFLSSGEAGAKKLSQLGSAHLQSYMEVDVPQLLSHLQDLSLDPFNGSSVASFGVARKFFLRFRSLNYQKSLSVSSSDATVENARDTKPSKPIKTLKRTEEPSKAGKKRLSSDRQDENPSAKKLKKTNQLKSMASEKKISREAKDNIKPVREQSSAVQAKAGRAQTGKKPAPSVKVVEPTMLVMKFPPDTSLPSAALLKARFGRFGLLDQSAIRVFWKSSTCRVVFLYKADAQTAFRYATANKSLFGNVNVKYFLRDVDAPKAEPREPENTKEDDEPQSQRLDEAPPLHQPILPPPNVNLKSCLKKPVDDPSSSSNNGNGNRGNVRVKFMLGGEENTSKATTEPTPVTTTSNRNSGPSSSVAMEFVSKKFQNIVHHQQLPPSTLPPILPLPPQYTKPQVPIKPVDHVEPPMPPLGNFRGPSPAVSAGDISQQMLNLLSKCNEVVANVTGLLGYVPYHPL; this comes from the exons ATGAACGAGGATGCTCAGATTGCTCAACAAACGGATTCGATTCAGGATCCTAAGGTAACAGCAACTCCTAAAGATTCTGGTGTTGTTGATTCGAGCGGCGAAGccattaatgatgatgatgatgatggtgatgctGCAGCTTCCTTGCCCATGGAGCTCGATTCGGCGGTTACAAATGATGCTAGGGTTTCCGAGAGTGAGAGATCGGAGAAAGATGGTCTCATAGGGAGTGAGGGAAATGATATTAAAAGCGAGGATGTTTTAACTGATaaggatggtgatgatgatagcTCTGAGCTTAGAGAAgatgaaaacgaagaagaagatgatcagtCTAGTGAGCTTGGCTCCGACGCTGATGAGAAGAAACTGGATTTGGAGAAGCGAGGAGTTACGGATTACAAGTCTCTCTTATCTGAGTTCGATGACTATGTTGCGAGTGAGAAAATGGGTTCTGGTGTGTCGAGGGCATTGAGTTATGGGTTTGAAGTAGGTGATTTGGTTTGGGGAAAGGTAAAGTCTCATCCTTGGTGGCCTGGTCATATATTCAATGAAGCTTTTGCGTCTCCTTCTGTTCGTCGTATGAGGAGGATTGACCATGTTCTTGTTGCCTTTTTTGGGGATAGTAGTTATGGTTGGTTTGATCCTGCTGAGCTTATTCCCTTTGAACCCAATCTAGAGGAGAAATCTCAGCAGACTGTTTCTAAGCATTTTGTCAAGGCTGTGGAGGAAGCCATGGATGAGGCGTGTAGAAGGTCAGCTCTTGGGTTGACTTGTAAATGTCGGAATCCTTATAACTTCAGGCCTAGTCACGTTGAAGATTATTTCGCTGTTGATGTGCCTGATTACGAGCTTCAAGCCGTTTACTCTGCTTACCAGATTATGAATTCTAGGGATAAGTTTTCACCCGTTGAAGCCCTTTCGTTTGTGAAGCAATTGGCAATAGCACCTCGAGAGTGTGATTCAGACGGTCTTGAGtttatgaagaagaaagcagTAGTTTGTGCTTTCCGCAAGGCTGTATTCGAGGAGTTTGATGAAACCTATGCACAGGCCTTTGGGACGAAATCTGCGCGTACTTCAATGAGCACTCTTGAACCTCATAATAGAGCACCGCCTCGAG CTCCCTTGAGTGGCCCACTGGTCATAGCAGAAACGCTAGGTGACCTGAAGAGTTCTAAAAAACCCACAAAGATTAAGGACTCTAAGAAGCAAGACAAATATCTTCTCAAACGAAGGGATGAAGCTGGTGATAAGTCTGTTCTATTTGGCCAAGGTGAAGCAAGTTCAGCAGCTTCTCACATCCATGGATTTGATGGACCTTTGGACGGGGATTTGGTGCTGCAGAGAAGAGCTCCAACGCTTCAAACTCCAATGAAAGATGAGCAGTCTGGGATTGTCAGCATGGATTTTACCTCTTCAAGTGCAGCTATTCCTGGTAAAGAATGTTCAGTTTCAAAGCTTCCTCGTGATGAAGAAAAGGGTttagctgaagaatcaagggaGAAAATGGTAGAAAGAACTGCTCTACCTCCAGAGCATGGGAAATCTGAAGCTATGGTGAGTCTTAAAGAAGAGGCTGAAACCGATCTAAAATCAGCTGGAAGCTCTCTCCAGCCCCTGCTTGAGTCTCATACTTCAGCATCAAAAGGGAAGAATTCCACAGGGTCTGTACTCAAGAAAGTGAAAGTTGCCAAACGATCTTCAACTGAAATGGGCTTGGAGAATTCTTCTTCagagccaaaaaagaaaaagaaaaagaagaaagagccTGAGTCTGACCATCCAGAGAAGAGAAAGTTTTTATCTTCTGGGGAAGCTGGGGCCAAGAAATTGTCCCAGCTTGGTTCAGCGCATTTACAATCCTATATGGAAGTCGATGTGCCGCAGCTGTTGAGTCATCTTCAAGATCTCTCTCTTGATCCTTTCAATGGCTCATCAGTTGCTTCTTTTGGAGTTGCTAGGAAATTTTTTCTCCGCTTCCGTTCACTTAATTACCAAAAAAGCTTGTCAGTATCTTCCTCTGATGCCACTGTCGAAAATGCCAGAGACACAAAACCCTCAAAACCTATCAAGACTCTGAAGAGAACTGAAGAGCCATCAAAAGCTGGAAAAAAACGTCTCTCTTCTGATCGTCAAGATGAAAACCCATCAGCTAAGAAGCTGAAGAAAACTAATCAGTTGAAATCAATGGCTTCTGAGAAGAAGATCAGTCGAGAAGCAAAGGATAATATAAAACCAGTTAGAGAGCAAAGCAGTGCGGTACAAGCAAAAGCAGGCAGAGCTCAAACCGGGAAGAAACCGGCTCCATCAGTTAAGGTGGTTGAGCCCACAATGCTGGTCATGAAATTCCCACCTGACACATCTCTCCCTTCAGCTGCATTGTTAAAAGCAAGGTTTGGTCGCTTCGGGCTGTTAGATCAGTCCGCCATTAGGGTTTTCTGGAAATCATCGACCTGCCGTGTTGTCTTTCTGTACAAAGCCGATGCACAAACTGCGTTTCGATATGCAACGGCAAACAAATCTCTATTTGGAAACGTGAACGTAAAGTACTTTCTTCGTGATGTGGATGCTCCTAAAGCCGAGCCTCGTGAACCAGAAAACACAAAGGAAGATGATGAACCACAGAGCCAGCGGCTCGACGAAGCACCGCCACTTCACCAACCAATCTTACCACCACCAAACGTCAACCTCAAATCCTGCTTGAAGAAACCAGTTGATGACCCGAGCAGTAGTAGTAACAATGGAAATGGTAACCGGGGAAACGTAAGAGTCAAATTCATGTTAGGTGGTGAAGAAAACACGAGTAAAGCAACCACCGAGCCAACACCAGTCACAACAACCTCGAATAGAAACAGTGGACCTTCTTCATCTGTTGCTATGGAATTTGTTAGTAAGAAGTTTCAAaacattgttcatcatcaacagCTTCCTCCTTCTACATTGCCtccaattcttccactccctcCACAATACACAAAACCACAAGTTCCCATTAAACCAGTGGACCATGTGGAACCTCCGATGCCACCATTAGGAAACTTCCGTGGTCCGAGCCCAGCAGTTAGCGCTGGAGACATCTCTCAACAGATGCTAAACCTTTTGTCAAAATGCAACGAAGTTGTGGCTAACGTCACGGGCTTATTGGGCTACGTCCCTTACCATCCCTTGTAA
- the LOC104707038 gene encoding eukaryotic translation initiation factor 3 subunit B, giving the protein MEVLDIDARAAKLGIDWSQVNLDSIQLPPGQDFGIESDDEAVYHDDQSEFDTGFGNIIVVDHLPVVPMEKFEKLEGVVKKIYNQIGVIKENGLWMPVDPDTKMTLGYCFIEFNSPQEAQNAKEKSHGYKLDKSHIFAVNMFDDFDRLMNVKEEWEPPQARPYVPGENLQKWLTDEKARDQLVIRSGPDTEVFWNDARQKNPEPVHKRPYWTESYVQWSPLGTYLVTLHKQGAAVWGGADTFTRLMRYQHSMVKLVDFSPGEKYLVTYHSQEPSNPRDASKVEIKVFDVRTGRMMRDFKGSADEFSIGGPGGVAGASWPVFRWAGGKDDKYFAKLSKNTISVYETETFSLIDKKSMKVDNVVDICWSPTDSILSLFVPEQGGGNQPAKVALVSIPSKVELRQKNLFSVSDCKMYWQSSGEYLAVKVDRYTKTKKSTYSGFELFRIKERDIPIEVLELDNKNDKIIAFAWEPKGHRFAVIHGDQPRPDVSFYSMKTAQNTGRVSKLGTLKAKQANALFWSPTGKYIILAGLKGFNGQLEFFNVDELETMATAEHFMATDIEWDPTGRYVATAVTSVHEMENGFTIWSFNGNLLYRILKDHFFQLAWRPRPPSFLTAEKEEEIAKNLKKYSKKYEAEDQDVSLLLSEQDREKRKALNEEWEKWVMQWKSLHEEEKLARQSLRDGEVSDVEEDEYEAKEVEFEDVIDVTEEIVQESM; this is encoded by the exons ATGGAGGTGCTTGATATTGATGCCCGAGCGGCTAAGCTAGGAATTGATTGGTCTCAGGTTAATCTTGATTCCATCCAACTTCCTCCTGGACAAGACTTTGGGATCGAGAG TGATGATGAAGCTGTTTATCACGATGACCAGTCAGAATTCGACACTGGATTCGGTAACATTATCGTGGTTGATCACCTCCCTGTTGTTCCCATGGAGAAGTTTGAGAAACTTGAAGGTGTGGTCAAGAAAATTTACAACCAGATAGGTGTGATCAAGGAGAATGGACTCTGGATGCCTGTTGATCCCGATACCAAGATGACATTGGGCTACTGTTTTATTGAGTTCAATTCCCCTCAG GAAGCACAAAACGCTAAGGAAAAATCTCATGGCTACAAGTTGGACAAGTCTCACATCTTTGCTGTAAACATGTTCGATGATTTCGACAGGTTGATGAATGTGAAGGAGGAGTGGGAGCCTCCTCAGGCCAGGCCGTATGTTCCTGGG GAAAATTTGCAAAAGTGGCTTACTGATGAAAAAGCCCGGGACCAGCTCGTCATTCGTTCTGGCCCTGATACTGAAGTTTTCTGGAATGATGCTAGGCAGAAGAATCCAGAACCTGTTCATAAACGTCCT TATTGGACAGAGAGTTATGTGCAGTGGTCTCCTCTAGGTACATACCTTGTTACACTTCACAAGCAGGGAGCAGCTGTTTGGGGTGGTGCTGATACATTCACGCGTCTCATGCGTTATCAGCATTCTATG GTAAAACTAGTTGATTTCTCTCCAGGTGAGAAATATCTGGTAACATACCATAGCCAAGAACCAAGCAACCCGCGGGATGCAAGT AAAGTAGAGATTAAGGTCTTTGATGTGAGAACCGGGAGGATGATGAGAGATTTTAAGGGTAGTGCTGATGAGTTTTCAATTGGAGGACCTGGTGGTGTCGCTGGTGCCTCTTGGCCTGTTTTCAG ATGGGCTGGTGGAAAAGATGATAAATACTTTGCCAAGCTTAGCAAAAACACTATCTCTGTTTATGAGACCGAGACTTTCAGCCTAATAGACAAGAAATCCATGAAGGTTGATAATGTTGTAGATATTTGCTGGTCTCCTACTGATTCCATCCTTTCATTGTTTGTTCCTGAACAAGGTGGTGGAAACCAACCTGCCAAg GTTGCTCTAGTCTCAATCCCTAGCAAAGTGGAGCTAAGGCAGAAGAATCTCTTCAGTGTGAGTGACTGCAAGATGTACTGGCAGAGTAGTGGAGAGTATCTTGCTGTCAAGGTTGATCGATACACAAAAACTAAGAAGAGCACATACTCTGGATTTGAGCTTTTCCGTATCAAAGAAAGGGATATTCCCATTGAGGTTCTTGAGCTGGACAACAAGAACGACAAGATCATTGCCTTCGCTTGGGAGCCCAAGGGTCACAGGTTTGCTGTAATTCATGGTGACCAACCAAGACCAGATGTCAGTTTCTATTCAATGAAGACTGCACAAAACACTGGAAGGGTTTCGAAGCTCGGGACTTTGAAGGCCAAACAAGCCAATGCCCTCTTCTGGTCGCCCACAGGCAAGTACATAATTCTTGCTGGGTTAAAGGGTTTCAACGGCCAGCTTGAATTTTTCAACGTGGATGAGCTCGAGACAATGGCCACAGCTGAACACTTCATGGCCACGGATATCGAATGGGACCCGACTGGAAG GTATGTTGCAACTGCTGTGACATCAGTCCACGAGATGGAAAATGGGTTCACCATATGGTCTTTCAACGGGAATTTGCTTTACCGGATTCTGAAGGATCATTTCTTCCAG TTGGCTTGGCGTCCAAGACCACCATCATTCTTGACTgcggagaaggaagaagagatagcAAAGAACCTGAAGAAGTACAGCAAGAAGTACGAGGCAGAGGACCAGGACGTGTCTTTGCTATTGAGTGAACAAgacagagagaagaggaagGCACTGAATGAAGAATGGGAGAAATGGGTAATGCAGTGGAAGTCTCTGCATGAAGAGGAGAAACTCGCGAGGCAAAGTCTTCGGGACGGTGAAGTTAGTgatgtggaagaagatgagtatgAAGCTAAAGAAGTTGAGTTTGAGGATGTTATTGATGTAACTGAGGAAATCGTTCAAGAGTCGATGTAA